Proteins encoded together in one Labeo rohita strain BAU-BD-2019 chromosome 21, IGBB_LRoh.1.0, whole genome shotgun sequence window:
- the med31 gene encoding mediator of RNA polymerase II transcription subunit 31 codes for MAGVMETEEQARHRFQLELEFVQCLANPNYLNFLAQRGYLREKPFVNYLKYLLYWKEPEYAKFLKYPHCLHMLELLQYEHFRKELVNAQCAKFIDEQQILHWQHYSRKRTRLQQALAEQQQQQQPQAPSHGNLASK; via the exons ATGGCTGGCGTTATGGAAACAG AGGAGCAGGCAAGACACCGTTTCCAGCTGGAGTTAGAGTTTGTTCAGTGCCTGGCGAACCCGAACTACCTAAACT TTTTGGCTCAAAGAGGTTATCTGAGAGAGAAGCCTTTTGTCAATTACTTAAAGTATCTACTTTACTGGAAAGAACCAGAATATGCTAAATTCCTGAA ATATCCTCATTGTCTGCATATGTTAGAGCTGTTGCAGTATGAGCACTTCCGAAAGGAGCTGGTGAATGCACAGTGTGCCAAGTTCATAGACGAACAGCAGATCCTGCACTGGCAGCATTACTCACGGAAGCGGACACGCTTGCAGCAAGCACTTGcggagcagcagcagcaacagcagccaCAGGCTCCATCCCATGGCAACCTAGCATCCAAATGA